Within the Nitrospinota bacterium genome, the region AAGGCGCTACCGCCGTAAGGGTCGGGAATCCCACGGTCCGGATCATCCCCAGGCCCGTAGGCGCCGAGCAGCCAGACCCTCTCAATTGCCTCGGGCGCCATAGAGCTTACGAAATCCCGGTGCTCATGCGTCATTACCAGTATGCAATCGGCCCACTGGATAAGCTCCTCGGATATCATCTGACCCCTGTGTTCGCTCACGTCAGCTCCAAAGGGCTTCAGGGCCTCGTGGACCAGAGGCTCCGCGGGCCAGTCAACCAAAGCGGCTATTCCGGTGCTCTGCACCTCGACGCCGTCCACGCCTTTGTCGGCCAGAGTCTTTTGCAATAGCCCAACCGCCATGGGGCTGCGGCAGATGTTGCCGGTGCAGACGATTAGAACTCGTTTCATAGGGTCGGGGGGATATTGAGAACGGGGGCGGTCGGCCTGGCACGGGTACCGAGAAAATCCCTGAGACAGACGGTGAAGTTACCCGCGACATCTGGTCTGGCATTTACGATGTATAGGGAATTGTTGACGTGGAAGAGCTCGTCTTGGAGGCGAGAGACGGGGTATTGCGTAGCCGCAGGCCCATACTCATCCGCCAGGACCTCCTCGACCATGGGTACGATTTTATCGGCCATTCTGAGCTCCGTGTCCTCAAAGAATATGGCCATCTGTGGCTTCAAGGTCCGCACCCTCCGAAAGAAGGCGGCCAGCTCGGGGCTCGCTATGTGCTTGGGAGGGGCGCTCTTGACCTCCACGTAGACCATGTGTCCCTCCACGAAGGCTATCACGTCGTAGTCTCCACCGTGCTTGGTGTCTCGAAGGGTGATGCCCCAGGAGGCCTCGCAGCCTAACTCTCGTCGGAAGAGCTCGGCCACGAACCATTCCAGGGTCTCACCGAAGCTGTCCCTGGCCCCAGCCGCCATCCGCCATCTCTGGGGGCCGGCCGGCTCTACGAGGCCGAGTTCGACGGCCTGCTCGACGTATCGCTCACACTGCTCCCGGGCACAATAGCGGGTGAGGCTACCAATGGTGAAACCCTCAGCCTCCCTTATCATATCCCTCAACACGAGGCGGAAGGAGTACTTCTTAAGCCACTCGTAGAAGGTATCGAGAAAACCTGCATCAGCGCCGATGGGAAAGCAACATGCCTCGAGGGGCTCGGCCCGATGGATGTCAAAGCCCCGCCTGGCCAGGCGGTTGACGACCGACTCCCCGGCGCCGTCGATTCGACGTGCGATAGCCTGGACCTCCCGGCGCAGCGATGCCAGCTCGGCCACAACGGAGGTTAAGTCATCTTTGTCGCTAATAGTGGTGGGGTCATTCATCGGACAGATTTGCGTCGCGGCGACGAACATCCCTATAGTGCTTTTCGAACTGGTCGACGAGTTTATCGATGTCCGGGCGCTTGGTTTTAGCTTTTGGTCGGCCACCGAAGCGGTACAGGAGGTAGGCAACGAGGAGGCCCACGATGAAGCCCACCCCTAAGCCATCAAGGAAGAACTGGTAATTCATCCCACGGCTCCCTCCCGACGAACCATCATCGGGCACGTGCCCCTAATATGACAGGGCGAGCCGGATAAGTCAACTTAAGAGCGTTTGGGAATGGGTCTCAGCGGGTGGTGATCTCTACTCTCGCCTCTCCCTCGACGAAGAGGACATCCAGGCGGGTGGTCTTTCCTCTCACTACGGGAAGGTCCGACAGGCGGGTCGGCTTTGTGGAGACCCCCGGGATGGGCGGAATCACCAGGCTGTAGTTGCCCACGGGAACCCGGGTTGGGGAGGCAGTGGATACCGGGAATGACTTCTGGGAGGTTTGGTGTCTGGCCGTGGCGTTGGCGACCAATGCTTCGGCTGTCTCGGCCAACACCTCTCGGAGCTCCCCCGGCCTATCCAGGGTGAGGACTTCGGCGGAGCCCAGGGTCTCCAGCTCGGCGAGAGATTGACGAATCTCCGGCGGCGCATCTTCGCCTATGAAAGCCACCTTTATCTCAATTCCAGCCTCTGTGAGGGCTTTGATCGCCTCGGCCGGGTTTCCGCCGAACGATTGGCACCTCTCCCGACCGTCAGTGATCACGACGAGTCGCTTCTGGCCCTTCACGCCTCGGAAGTCCTTGATGACCTGCCGAATGGAATAGCCCAGAGGGGTCCAGCCTCTTGCCTTTATCCCCTGGATGGCCTTTAAGACATCTTTGGGCCTCCCCTTACCCAAGGGGATGAGCAGCTTCGTATCACGGCATCCTTCGGTCTGATATGGCTCTGTATTGGGGGTGCTGGCGCCGAAGACCCGTAGGCCCAACTTAAGCCCATCAGGGGCGCGCTTCACAAAGCGGCTGAGGGCTTCCTTGGCCTCGTCAATCTTGCGCCGTCCAGAGGCGGGGTGGGTTCTCAACATGGAGCCTGAGGCGTCGAAAAGCACCTCTACGGCAAGGCCTTCCGGCTGCACGGCACGGCCGCTCGCCCGCCGAGCCGTCACACGAAGCTCCAGCGATCCCGTTATTTGTGTCCGGCCTAGTAATCCTGGCGGCAGAGCCTCGGGCTTGAAAAAGAAGAAGTATGCGCCAGTCCCGCCGGCGGCTAAGATAGTTAGAAGGACGATGTATTGAAAAGCGCGGCTCATCCGGCTCCCACCTCAGATACGCATGGGCATAATGACGCACTTGTAGCGGCCCCCATCGACCGGCTCGATGAGCCCCGGCGCCAGGGGATCGGTGAGTCCGATGGCCACCTCCTCAGTTTCCATCGCGTTAAGGGCGTCGAGAAGATACCTGGAGTTAAGGCCGATAAGGAATTCCTCTCCGTCATACTCAGCCGCAAGCTCCTCATGAGCCGTGCCGATCTCCGTGTCTTCACTTGCCAGGGCCAGGGTTCCTGAGGCAAGGGTCAGTTTCACCATCTTCGACTTGTCGCTGGCCATGAGACTAACCCGCTTGAGGCCCTGGATGAACTCTTGGCGCCCCAACGTCATCACCACTTCGCTTTTCTGGGGGATGATTTGATCGTAGTTAGGAAACTGGCCTTCAATTAGACGTCCAATAAGGACGGCCTGCGGTAGCAGGAAGACAACATGGTTTTCCTGCAAGACAATCTCCAGGGTCTCGATCTCCGGCTCCAGGAGTCGGGTAAGCTCGTGAAGGGCTTTCCGGGGAATGACCACCTGCATGGGCTCACTGACCTTCTCCAGCCCGTCCCCGAAAATTTGGGCCAGACGGTGCCCGTCTGTAGCCACCATCTCAAGGGTTTTCTCCTCCAGGTTCAGAAGCACCCCGTTTAGGACGAGGCGGCTCTCATCGGTGGAGACCGAATAAAGGGTCTTGGCCACCATATCACCGACCACACCTGGGGGAAGCTTCATGGCCTGGGCCGCGTCGAAGGAGGGCAGGGGCGGGTACTCCCCAGCCGGCATACCGGCCAGCTTAAAAGAGGCTCTTCCGCACGTGAGGCCTGCCCAGTGCTCTTTCTGAGCGACCAGGTGAACGGTCTCCTCCGGCAGTTCTCGGACGATGTCATACAACCGGCGGGCGTTCAGGCTTAAACTACCTGCCTTGACAACCTCGGCCTCCAATGTGGCCTTAACGGCGATCTCGAAGTCGGTCGCAGTCAGGACGAGTGTCCCCCCGTCACTCGCCTCCAGCAGAACGTTCGCCAGGATGGGCTGGGGCGCTCTAGCGTCGGCCACCCCTTGGACCTTGGACAAGCCCTTGTGGAGGGCCTCCCGCGGAATGCGAATTTCCATGGTCCCTCCTCCGTGCCGCAGTTAAAACTCGGATTTATTACAGGAAGGTCCTCATAGACCTGGAAAAATGATGTTAAATTATGTAGCTTGATATTACCATCTCTTAGGAACCGTCCGCAAGAGAAATCTGCGCCTAGGGGGGCAAATTCTCCCCCTCGGGCAACCTGGAGTTAGGTATAATGAATTTTTCATGATGCTAGTTCGCCTGGAGGATCCCATGTCTGTCGTCGCCACCGCGCCGACGCGCATCGACCTGGCCGGGGGAACCCTCGATCTAGAGGGTCTTTACGCCTTCCTCGGGGGCGTGGTGACGGTGAACATAGCCGTGGAGCTCAGGGCCCGGGCCTTCGTACGCAGGCTACGGCCGGGCAAGGTGCGCCTCGTGGCCCTTGACCTCGGTGCGGAGGCGACGGGCCGATCCGTCGGGCAATTGGCCCTGCCGGCGGCTTTGGCCATTCACGGGCGGGCCCTCTCCCATTACGGTCCCCCGACGGGTATCGAAGTGGTGACGGAAGCCGCCGCCCCCGCCGGAGGCGGCCTTGGAGGCTCCTCAGCCCTCCTTATGGCTGTATCGGCGGCGTTGCTGCGCCTCCAGGGCCGAAGGGTCATCAAGGCCCCCCTCATTGAGACGGGAGCGCGCCTCGAGGCCTCTCTGCTCGGTGTGCCTACTGGAAAGCAGGACTACCTGGCGGCGGTATTCGGGGGACTGGCCGCCTACCACTTCTCGTACGACGGCTGGAGGGTCGAGCGGCTCAATGTCTCCCGGTCCTTTTTAGAATCGCTTGCCGGTCGCCTCGTTTTGGCCTTCACAGGGGCGAGCCGACTCTCCGGGGTAACCAACTGGGAGAAATTTAAAGCCTATGTCGAGAACGTGGGCCCGACCCGGCGCCGCTTCGCACGTCTTAAGGCGATCGCCGAGGCGATGCGCGAGGCGCTTCTGGACGAGGACGTCGAAGCGGTAGGAAAGCTCCTCGTAAAGGAGTGGGCGGAGCGACGCAGGCTGGCTCCTGGAGTGAGCGTCCCTTCGGTAGAGGCGGCGCTTGGAAAAGCGAGGCGGGTCGGGGCCATTGGCGGGAAGCTATGCGGGGCCGGCGGCGGCGGGTGCTTGGCCGTCCTGGCGGCCGACGGGAGGCGCGAGGCGGTGGAGCGCGTTCTTGAGAAGGCGGGGTTTCGTCTCCTGCCGTTTCAAGTTGCCCGGCGTGGACTGATTGTCAGGGAGGGAGTGCAGGGCTAGAAGGTCTCTTCATCCCGTTTGGTTTTGAACCGAATAGTGTAACCATCGGGAAAGCCGATCTCTAAGCCTTCGACTTCCACCGGCGGCTCCTCCATGGTCATGATCCAGAGATCGGTTAGGAATTGGCGCTGAGGGTCGGTGAGCTTGAAACCCATCTCCTCCAAGACAGCAACATCATCGAGCATCTCGATGGTGACCTCTCGCCCGATGGCTCCGATGTTGGAGTCACAATGAGGGCACGTGGTAGCTGAGGGGTCAAGGGCCCCGTGACAAATTCGGCAGGTGTAGCCCACGGTTGCGCTCCTTTTGGAACAGGAGATTGGTGGTGCGTTACGTGGGAATGTAGCATACCCCATCCGAGACACACGCGCAAACGGCTCTTTGCGGCCGGGGTCTGACTGAAGAAGGAGCGAGAACGATGAATCCACGGCGTGGTTTCGTACTGCTCTTGGCGCTCCTCACGGCCAGCGGGTGCGGCGCCGTCCACGCTCGCTGGCCCGGCGTGCCTGTCTCGCTGAGCGTACCTCTCCGCGGCCTGTCCAAACCATCGCCCTTCACTCTGAGCCTGACCGTTGAGACCGACCCGCCCGGGGCCGAGGTCCGCCTCGACGGGCGTCTCGTAGGCGTGAGCCCCACAATCGTGCACACCGTTTTCCAGCGTAGCTTCACCGGCCGCTGCATGGCCAATCCGATCCACCGGATTCTCGTCAAGAAAGTGGGCTACCGGTCGGCTGGACTCAGCTACACCTGCCAGCTCGCCTGGGACCTCTCCGCCGGCACATCAACCGATCGCAGCCTGACCCAACGGCTGCGCCTCGAGCCCGAATGGTAGGCGCGTGGAGTTGCGGGGTGGGAAGGTCCGGCATGGTCGCCCAGCAATAGCGGGAGGAAAGGATTCGGAAACAAGCCTCATGAACTTGCGATTTTAAGGGAGTCACAGCGTAAAGCATGGGAAACAATCGCATTTTAAAGATGTCCGCCAGGTTGTTTGAGCCTGTAGATGCCGCCTCTCTCGTGTTCTTTCGGGTGACTTCTGGGCTGATAATGCTCTGGCATGTTTCCGGTTATTGGCCCCATGTCGAAGAACTTTACCTCAGTCCACTCATTCATTTTAAGTATTACGGATTTGGTTGGGCGCAAGTATTGCCAGGCGATGGGATGTATTACCTGATCTTCTTGCTAGGTTTTCTTGCTTCACTCGTTACATTGGGACTGTTTTATCAGATTGCAACTATCCTGTTCTTTTTTGGTATTACTTATGTATTCCTGATGACTCAAGCGATTTACTTAAATCATGTATATTTGATTTGTCTTCTCAGTTTCCTTTTAATTTTTATCCCTTGTCATCGGTCCTTTTCCCTGGATGCTATAATTTTTCCCAAAGCACGCTCTAAATTTGCTCCTGCTTGGTGTGTATGGTTGTTACGCGCTCAAATAGGCTTGGTCTACTTCTACGGTGGTATTGCCAAGTTGAACTCCGACTGGTTGCATGGAGAACCAATGAGGACGTGGCTTGCAGGACGTACAGGCTACCCAGTCTTGGGTCATTTCTTTAAAGAAGAGTGGTTTGTTTATCGATTAGCCTTGGTGGGCTGGGCTTCGATTTATTTATTGTACCGCTATTGCTCTTTCGCAAAACCAGGGTAATGGGGCTCCTGCTGGTAACCGCATTTCATCTAACGAATAACTATCTTTTTTATATTGGGATATTTCCATGGTTAATGATCGCGGCGACCTTGATATTCTTCTCCCCAAGTTGGCCTCGTCGATTAATGGCAACCATTCAACGGAAAGAATTTCATCCGGCAGATGACGTGGCCTACTTGCCAGCCTTCTCCCCTTCCCATCGTTTGTTGACAACACTCTGCGTAACGGTATATTTGGGTATTCAACTGCTCGTTCCACTCAGGCACTACTTTTATCCCGGTAACGTGAGTTGGACTGAAGAAGGGCATCGCTTTTCTTGGCATATGAGGCTACGCAGTAAAACAGGTAATTCCATCTTTTTTGTGACAGACCCCGAAAGCCGTAGGATGCGTGAATACCCTCGTGATAAAATTTTGGATTTTATAACACCACTTCAGTACCGTAATATGTCTACTAGACCGGATATGATTTTACAGTTTAGTCACTATCTAGCTGATCGCTTTCAAGAAAGAGGTTATCCTGGCGTTGAAGTCCGAGCTCGTGTGCTAGCCTCCCTTAATGGGAGGGCGCCTCAGCTTTTGATCGACCCGGCCGTAGACCTTGTAAGAGTGAAGGCCCGGCTATGGCCACCGGCGCCATGGATTCTTCCCCTTAATGAAGAAAAATAATATGGCTACGTATGGGGAGACGATGTGAGGCGGGGTGGAACGGATGGGGCTGTGTGGTAACAGGGTTAATCCCTGTTCTCCGAAAGGGGTATCAGCCTGGCGTTTTGTGGCATTGCTGGAGTAGCTAGAAAGCGACCTATTAAGGATAGGCTCCGGAAACCAGCCACAGTGCAAGGATGCTCTTGAAGGAGGTCACCGCGTAAAGCATGGGAAACAATCGGCTTTTAAAAATGTCCGCAAAGCTGTTTGAGCCTGTCGATGTCGCCTCCCTCGTGTTCTTTCGGGTGGTCTTTGGGCTGATAATGCTCTGGGAGGTTTTCCGTTATTGGCCCCGCATAGAACGGTATTACCTCCTGCCGAAGTTTCACTTTAAATTTTTCGGTTTTAGTTGGGTGAAGGTTCTACCCGGCGCCGGGATGTATTACGTATACGCCTTGCTGGGTATTCTTGCTTGCCTCATCACACTAGGACTTTTTTACCGCATCGCAGCCGCCCTGTATACCCTTACTCTTTCGTATGTTTTTCTACTCGATAAGACGTACTACCTGAATCACATTTACTTGATTTGCCTTATAAGTTTTCTTTTAATTCTCATCCCCTGCAACCGCTCTTTTTCCTTGGACGCTTTAATAAACCCCAAAATACGGTCTCAATCTGTTCCTATCTGGTGTGTTTGGCTGTTCCGTGTCCAGATAGCAATTCCTTACTTCTATGGCGGTCTTGCCAAGTTGAACCCAGACTGGTTTCGAGGAGAACCACTGAGGACGTGGCTCGCAGCCTTTTCAGACACCCCCCTTGTGGGTCAATTCTTTACTAAGGAATGGGTGGTCTATCTATTTACCTATGGCGGGCTTTCCTTCGATTTATTGATAGTGCCGCTCTTGCTCTTCCGTAGAACACGGCTAATTGCGTACATCGGGGCGGTA harbors:
- a CDS encoding VWA domain-containing protein codes for the protein MSRAFQYIVLLTILAAGGTGAYFFFFKPEALPPGLLGRTQITGSLELRVTARRASGRAVQPEGLAVEVLFDASGSMLRTHPASGRRKIDEAKEALSRFVKRAPDGLKLGLRVFGASTPNTEPYQTEGCRDTKLLIPLGKGRPKDVLKAIQGIKARGWTPLGYSIRQVIKDFRGVKGQKRLVVITDGRERCQSFGGNPAEAIKALTEAGIEIKVAFIGEDAPPEIRQSLAELETLGSAEVLTLDRPGELREVLAETAEALVANATARHQTSQKSFPVSTASPTRVPVGNYSLVIPPIPGVSTKPTRLSDLPVVRGKTTRLDVLFVEGEARVEITTR
- a CDS encoding HTTM domain-containing protein, with product MVCLSISLGGLGFDLFIVPLLLFRKTRVMGLLLVTAFHLTNNYLFYIGIFPWLMIAATLIFFSPSWPRRLMATIQRKEFHPADDVAYLPAFSPSHRLLTTLCVTVYLGIQLLVPLRHYFYPGNVSWTEEGHRFSWHMRLRSKTGNSIFFVTDPESRRMREYPRDKILDFITPLQYRNMSTRPDMILQFSHYLADRFQERGYPGVEVRARVLASLNGRAPQLLIDPAVDLVRVKARLWPPAPWILPLNEEK
- a CDS encoding low molecular weight protein arginine phosphatase encodes the protein MKRVLIVCTGNICRSPMAVGLLQKTLADKGVDGVEVQSTGIAALVDWPAEPLVHEALKPFGADVSEHRGQMISEELIQWADCILVMTHEHRDFVSSMAPEAIERVWLLGAYGPGDDPDRGIPDPYGGSAFHYRACAVELQEALNGFLASDGLALGG
- a CDS encoding HTTM domain-containing protein is translated as MGNNRLLKMSAKLFEPVDVASLVFFRVVFGLIMLWEVFRYWPRIERYYLLPKFHFKFFGFSWVKVLPGAGMYYVYALLGILACLITLGLFYRIAAALYTLTLSYVFLLDKTYYLNHIYLICLISFLLILIPCNRSFSLDALINPKIRSQSVPIWCVWLFRVQIAIPYFYGGLAKLNPDWFRGEPLRTWLAAFSDTPLVGQFFTKEWVVYLFTYGGLSFDLLIVPLLLFRRTRLIAYIGAV
- a CDS encoding PEGA domain-containing protein, which encodes MNPRRGFVLLLALLTASGCGAVHARWPGVPVSLSVPLRGLSKPSPFTLSLTVETDPPGAEVRLDGRLVGVSPTIVHTVFQRSFTGRCMANPIHRILVKKVGYRSAGLSYTCQLAWDLSAGTSTDRSLTQRLRLEPEW
- the dnaN gene encoding DNA polymerase III subunit beta; protein product: MEIRIPREALHKGLSKVQGVADARAPQPILANVLLEASDGGTLVLTATDFEIAVKATLEAEVVKAGSLSLNARRLYDIVRELPEETVHLVAQKEHWAGLTCGRASFKLAGMPAGEYPPLPSFDAAQAMKLPPGVVGDMVAKTLYSVSTDESRLVLNGVLLNLEEKTLEMVATDGHRLAQIFGDGLEKVSEPMQVVIPRKALHELTRLLEPEIETLEIVLQENHVVFLLPQAVLIGRLIEGQFPNYDQIIPQKSEVVMTLGRQEFIQGLKRVSLMASDKSKMVKLTLASGTLALASEDTEIGTAHEELAAEYDGEEFLIGLNSRYLLDALNAMETEEVAIGLTDPLAPGLIEPVDGGRYKCVIMPMRI
- a CDS encoding HTTM domain-containing protein — protein: MGNNRILKMSARLFEPVDAASLVFFRVTSGLIMLWHVSGYWPHVEELYLSPLIHFKYYGFGWAQVLPGDGMYYLIFLLGFLASLVTLGLFYQIATILFFFGITYVFLMTQAIYLNHVYLICLLSFLLIFIPCHRSFSLDAIIFPKARSKFAPAWCVWLLRAQIGLVYFYGGIAKLNSDWLHGEPMRTWLAGRTGYPVLGHFFKEEWFVYRLALVGWASIYLLYRYCSFAKPG